In Actinoplanes sp. NBC_00393, a single genomic region encodes these proteins:
- the pdxR gene encoding MocR-like pyridoxine biosynthesis transcription factor PdxR produces the protein MPVEWAGSSPELLVTIDRDGRTGLRSQLENQLRDAIRTGRLAAGERLPSSRELARTLGLSRGLVQDCYAQLQAEGYLTSRPGSATRVAAVTRPEAPPPAPAAAPPARMIADFRHGVPDLRLAPREDWAWAVREVCRTAPNTAFDYGDPLGDPGAREVIAAYLRRVRAVTATADQVVLCSGMAQGLGLVLRVLAGRGIDTVAYEDPGTAPATAAVPVPVPVDADGLDVAALDRTPARAVVVTPAHQWPTGVALAGPRRQQLIAWARRRDGVIIEDDYDAEFRYDRDPVGSLQGLAPDHVVSLGTVSKSLAPALRLGWLVAPPPLLPALARAKHLADRGGPTLDQMALGLLIESGRYDRSLRRARTEYAARRAVLLDALIRHVPGLPVTGLAAGFHAVLHLPGGTDERQVIDEARRRGVGLYGMAGMRHGTRAAAPQLVLGFGDTPRHAIEPGVAAIADLLLSE, from the coding sequence ATGCCTGTGGAGTGGGCCGGTTCGAGCCCCGAGCTGCTCGTGACGATCGATCGCGACGGTCGTACCGGGCTTCGGTCGCAGCTCGAGAATCAGTTGCGTGACGCCATCCGCACCGGCCGCCTCGCCGCCGGCGAGCGGTTGCCCTCCTCCCGGGAGCTGGCCCGCACGCTGGGCCTGTCCCGCGGCTTGGTCCAGGACTGCTACGCGCAGTTGCAGGCCGAGGGCTACCTGACCAGCCGTCCCGGATCCGCCACCCGGGTGGCCGCGGTCACCCGGCCGGAGGCGCCCCCGCCCGCGCCGGCCGCCGCGCCGCCGGCCCGGATGATCGCCGACTTCCGGCACGGCGTGCCCGACCTGCGGCTCGCACCCCGCGAGGACTGGGCGTGGGCGGTCCGCGAGGTCTGCCGGACCGCGCCGAACACCGCCTTCGACTACGGCGACCCGCTCGGCGACCCCGGCGCCCGCGAGGTGATCGCCGCCTACCTGCGCCGGGTCCGGGCCGTCACCGCCACCGCCGACCAGGTGGTCCTCTGCTCCGGCATGGCTCAGGGCCTCGGCCTGGTCCTGCGCGTGCTCGCCGGGCGCGGCATCGACACCGTCGCCTACGAGGACCCGGGCACCGCCCCGGCAACGGCCGCCGTGCCCGTACCGGTGCCGGTCGACGCGGACGGCCTCGACGTCGCCGCCCTCGACCGCACCCCGGCCCGCGCCGTCGTCGTCACCCCGGCCCATCAGTGGCCCACCGGGGTGGCGCTGGCCGGACCCCGCCGCCAACAGCTGATCGCCTGGGCCCGCCGCCGCGACGGCGTGATCATCGAGGACGACTACGACGCCGAGTTCCGCTACGACCGCGACCCGGTCGGCTCACTGCAGGGCCTGGCCCCGGACCACGTCGTCTCGCTGGGCACGGTCAGCAAATCCCTGGCCCCGGCCCTGCGCCTCGGCTGGCTGGTCGCCCCGCCGCCGCTGCTCCCCGCCCTGGCCCGGGCCAAGCACCTGGCCGACCGCGGCGGCCCGACCCTGGACCAGATGGCGCTCGGCCTGCTCATCGAATCCGGCCGCTACGACCGCAGCCTGCGGCGAGCCCGCACCGAGTACGCCGCCCGCCGCGCCGTCCTGCTCGACGCCCTGATTCGGCACGTGCCCGGACTGCCGGTGACCGGGCTGGCCGCCGGCTTCCACGCCGTCCTGCACCTGCCGGGCGGCACCGATGAGCGGCAGGTCATCGACGAGGCCCGGCGGCGCGGGGTCGGCCTCTACGGGATGGCCGGTATGCGCCACGGCACCCGCGCCGCCGCCCCGCAACTCGTCCTCGGCTTCGGCGACACACCGCGACACGCCATTGAACCCGGCGTCGCCGCCATCGCGGACCTTCTCCTATCGGAGTAA
- a CDS encoding Chromate resistance protein ChrB gives MDKPGQWVLLAYRMPREPSRPRIAVWRKLERLGVARLGDGLVALPADARTREQLDWLADEIGEADGSATVWLATASTLAQEQQIAAGMQQARADEYRAVIDEAAAARDGSHADQARALRRLRSELHRIGRRDFFPPREREAARAAVQTLAEPDPADIAKPSDPAEIANWEQS, from the coding sequence TTGGACAAACCAGGCCAATGGGTCCTCCTGGCGTACCGGATGCCCCGCGAGCCGTCCCGCCCGCGCATCGCGGTGTGGCGCAAACTGGAGCGCCTCGGCGTCGCCCGGCTCGGCGACGGCCTGGTTGCGCTGCCGGCCGACGCGCGGACCCGCGAGCAGCTCGACTGGCTCGCCGACGAGATCGGTGAGGCGGACGGCTCGGCCACCGTCTGGCTGGCCACCGCGTCCACACTTGCGCAGGAACAGCAGATCGCCGCCGGGATGCAGCAGGCCCGCGCCGACGAGTACCGGGCGGTCATCGACGAGGCGGCCGCAGCCCGCGACGGCTCGCACGCCGACCAGGCCCGGGCACTGCGGCGCCTGCGCAGCGAGCTGCACCGCATCGGGCGGCGCGACTTCTTTCCACCGCGCGAACGTGAGGCGGCCCGTGCGGCCGTGCAAACCCTGGCCGAGCCCGACCCGGCCGACATCGCCAAGCCCTCCGACCCGGCCGAGATCGCCAACTGGGAGCAGTCATGA
- a CDS encoding chromate resistance protein ChrB domain-containing protein — translation MKWATRAGVHIDRAACAWLVRRHVDPGAEFVFVADPAAVPADATPFDMRGVDLGHHGGDCTFETILRRYELHDPVLWKIAEIVHEADIDDERFDAPEAPGFDVILRGLSMVCDDEQVLSLTGPIFDGLYEHQRRALLLNRPPA, via the coding sequence ATGAAATGGGCCACCCGTGCCGGAGTGCACATCGACCGGGCCGCGTGCGCCTGGCTGGTCCGCCGCCACGTCGACCCCGGCGCCGAGTTCGTGTTCGTCGCCGACCCGGCCGCGGTCCCCGCCGACGCCACCCCGTTCGACATGCGCGGCGTCGACCTGGGCCACCACGGCGGCGACTGCACCTTCGAGACGATCCTGCGCCGCTACGAGCTGCACGACCCGGTGCTGTGGAAGATCGCCGAGATCGTCCACGAGGCCGACATCGACGACGAGCGGTTCGACGCCCCGGAGGCGCCCGGCTTCGACGTCATCCTGCGCGGCCTGTCCATGGTCTGCGACGATGAACAGGTCCTTTCGCTCACCGGCCCGATCTTCGACGGCCTGTACGAGCACCAGCGCCGCGCCCTCCTCCTGAACCGGCCGCCCGCATGA
- the chrA gene encoding chromate efflux transporter translates to MTATPEVRRDVVPFRDAVRAWFAISLQTFGGPAGQIAVMQRHLVDERRWIGQKRFLHALNYCMLLPGPEAQQLAIYVGWLLNGLRGGLVAGTLFVLPGMVALLALSAIYAGYGDTRLVTALFAGLAPAVVAIVAQAVWRVGSRALNSPLLIGFAVAAFVALAVFGVPFPIVIALAALAGWALHRWRPQLVTSGGGHGGGSDGPEPLISDDALHHDRPSTRRAATILIVGLVVWLLPVALFALTTGTGSVYTQQGLFFSGTAVVTFGGAYAVLAFVAQRAVEHYAWLSAGDMVRGLALAETTPGPLIMVVQFVAFLGAFHNPGALSPWVAGVVASLLTTWVTFVPCFLFILLGAPYVERLRGNHALSAALTGITAAVVGVIANLGLYFAMHTLFSSTQTITAGPLNLQLPQLDTIRWTPVAIAIIAAALIFKAKWSVLRVLGVCAVLGLLAGLAGLPGI, encoded by the coding sequence ATGACCGCCACCCCCGAGGTGCGGCGCGACGTCGTACCGTTCCGTGACGCGGTCCGCGCCTGGTTCGCGATCTCCCTGCAAACCTTCGGCGGCCCCGCCGGCCAGATCGCGGTCATGCAGCGGCACCTGGTCGACGAGCGCCGCTGGATCGGCCAGAAACGCTTCCTGCACGCCCTGAACTACTGCATGCTGCTGCCCGGCCCGGAGGCTCAACAGCTGGCTATCTACGTCGGCTGGCTGCTCAACGGCCTGCGCGGCGGCCTGGTCGCCGGCACCCTGTTCGTGCTGCCCGGCATGGTCGCGCTGCTGGCCCTGTCAGCCATCTACGCCGGGTACGGCGACACCCGCCTGGTCACCGCGCTCTTCGCCGGCCTGGCGCCCGCGGTCGTGGCGATCGTCGCCCAGGCGGTGTGGCGCGTCGGCAGCCGGGCTCTGAACAGTCCGCTGCTGATCGGCTTCGCGGTGGCAGCGTTCGTGGCCCTGGCCGTCTTCGGCGTACCGTTCCCGATCGTCATCGCCCTGGCCGCCCTCGCCGGCTGGGCACTGCACCGCTGGCGCCCGCAGCTGGTGACCAGCGGCGGCGGTCACGGCGGCGGCTCCGACGGCCCGGAGCCGCTGATCTCCGACGACGCCCTGCACCACGACCGCCCGTCGACCCGCCGCGCAGCGACGATCCTCATCGTCGGCCTGGTGGTGTGGTTGCTGCCGGTGGCGCTGTTCGCCCTGACCACCGGGACCGGCAGTGTCTACACCCAACAGGGCCTGTTCTTCTCCGGCACAGCGGTGGTCACCTTCGGCGGCGCGTACGCGGTGCTCGCCTTCGTAGCCCAGCGCGCGGTGGAACACTACGCCTGGCTCTCCGCGGGCGACATGGTGCGCGGCCTGGCCCTGGCCGAGACCACCCCCGGCCCGCTCATCATGGTCGTACAGTTCGTCGCCTTCCTGGGCGCCTTCCACAACCCCGGCGCACTGTCCCCGTGGGTGGCCGGCGTGGTGGCATCGTTGCTGACCACGTGGGTGACGTTCGTACCGTGCTTCCTGTTCATCCTGCTGGGCGCCCCATATGTGGAACGGCTCCGCGGCAACCACGCCCTGTCCGCAGCCTTGACCGGCATCACCGCCGCCGTGGTCGGCGTGATCGCCAACCTGGGCCTCTACTTCGCCATGCACACCCTGTTCAGCTCAACCCAGACGATCACCGCCGGCCCCCTCAACTTGCAGCTGCCACAGCTGGACACCATCCGCTGGACCCCGGTAGCCATCGCCATCATCGCCGCCGCACTGATCTTCAAGGCAAAATGGTCGGTCCTGCGTGTGCTGGGCGTCTGCGCAGTGCTGGGCCTGCTCGCCGGCCTGGCCGGCCTACCCGGCATCTGA
- a CDS encoding sulfite exporter TauE/SafE family protein, translated as MTWQAGITGFLAGLVISIVTTPVGVSGAVFLLPVQLSVLHVPSPAVTPTNLLYNVVAGPGALLRYRRNGQLTGPLARLLIAGTVPGVILGAIIRVFAIPGAQVFRLVAAAVLLPLGAWLCARALRPGIPDRPPLSSRTILGLSLITGTVGGIYGIGGGSILGPILAGRGTPMTQVAPAALASTFLASIVGAATYGVLSLTAPGDIAPYWTLGLLCGLGGLVGGYLGARLQPFLPERGLRLLLGAVATALGGLYVIQAVS; from the coding sequence ATGACCTGGCAGGCCGGGATCACCGGGTTCCTCGCCGGGCTGGTGATCTCCATCGTCACCACGCCCGTCGGGGTGTCCGGCGCGGTGTTCCTGCTGCCTGTCCAGCTCAGCGTGCTGCACGTGCCCAGCCCGGCGGTCACCCCCACGAACCTGCTGTACAACGTGGTCGCCGGGCCGGGCGCGCTGCTCCGCTACCGCCGCAACGGCCAGCTCACCGGCCCACTCGCCCGGCTGCTGATCGCCGGCACGGTGCCCGGCGTGATCCTCGGCGCGATCATCCGGGTCTTCGCCATCCCCGGCGCCCAGGTCTTCCGCCTGGTCGCCGCCGCTGTCCTGCTCCCGCTCGGCGCCTGGCTCTGCGCCCGCGCGCTGCGGCCCGGCATCCCGGATCGGCCGCCGCTGTCGTCGCGCACCATCCTCGGGCTGAGCCTCATCACCGGTACGGTCGGCGGCATCTACGGCATCGGCGGCGGCTCCATTCTCGGCCCGATCCTGGCCGGGCGCGGCACCCCGATGACCCAGGTCGCACCGGCCGCGCTGGCCTCGACGTTCCTGGCCTCGATCGTCGGCGCCGCCACCTACGGCGTCCTGTCGCTGACCGCGCCCGGCGACATCGCCCCGTACTGGACGCTCGGCCTGCTCTGTGGTCTCGGCGGGCTCGTCGGCGGCTACCTCGGCGCCCGGCTGCAACCGTTTCTGCCCGAGCGCGGCCTGCGCCTGCTGCTGGGCGCGGTGGCCACCGCGCTCGGCGGGCTCTACGTGATCCAGGCCGTCAGCTGA
- a CDS encoding SAM-dependent methyltransferase, producing MSGSNPDLQARLNADQPHSARIWNYWLGGKDNFAADRAVGDQVKDVYPEVVQVARASRDFLGRAVRFLAGEAGIRQFLDLGTGLPSAGNTHEIAQAIAPDARVVYVDNDPLVLVHARALLVGSGVTDYVDADVRDPAAILQAAAKTLDFERPIAVMMLGILGNVADTDVPGPAEIVAQFLAAVPSGSHLVVNDSVVTAETAEAVRTARSSGADYHLRTVEEINSFFTGLDVVEPGVVPTPLWRPAPAATPEALNVYCGVARKR from the coding sequence ATGAGTGGTTCCAACCCTGACCTGCAGGCGCGGCTCAACGCCGATCAGCCGCACAGCGCACGGATCTGGAACTACTGGCTCGGCGGCAAGGACAACTTCGCCGCCGACCGTGCCGTCGGCGACCAGGTCAAGGACGTGTATCCCGAGGTCGTACAGGTCGCGCGGGCCTCGCGGGACTTCCTCGGCCGGGCCGTGCGGTTCCTGGCGGGTGAGGCCGGCATCCGGCAGTTCCTCGATCTCGGCACGGGCCTGCCCAGTGCCGGGAACACCCACGAGATCGCCCAGGCCATCGCGCCGGATGCCAGGGTGGTGTACGTCGACAACGACCCGCTCGTGCTGGTTCACGCCCGCGCCCTGCTGGTCGGGTCGGGCGTCACCGACTACGTCGACGCGGACGTGCGCGACCCCGCGGCCATTCTCCAGGCCGCAGCGAAGACCCTGGACTTCGAGCGCCCGATCGCTGTCATGATGCTCGGCATTCTCGGCAACGTTGCCGACACCGACGTGCCCGGTCCCGCAGAGATCGTCGCGCAGTTCCTCGCCGCCGTGCCGTCCGGCAGCCACCTGGTCGTCAACGACAGCGTCGTGACCGCCGAGACGGCCGAGGCGGTCCGCACCGCGCGCAGCAGCGGCGCCGACTACCACTTGCGTACGGTCGAGGAGATCAACAGCTTCTTCACCGGCCTCGACGTCGTCGAGCCGGGCGTCGTGCCGACGCCGCTGTGGCGACCCGCCCCTGCGGCCACCCCGGAAGCGCTCAACGTGTACTGCGGTGTCGCCCGCAAGCGATGA
- a CDS encoding alpha/beta fold hydrolase, which yields MLQQEKDGHQSVGSHPVDTSGKTGQEVTCFGRQDADMTSATSLFPQPTLISVNGVELEVFEAGRENAGNPIVLCHGWPEHAFSWRHQVPALAAAGYHVIVPNQRGYGNSSRPAEVTEYDIEHLSGDLVALLDHYGYEDATFVGHDWGAMVVWGLTLLHPDRVNKVINLSLPYQERGEKPWIEVMEEVLGSDFYFVHFNRQPGVADAVFDENTFQFLRNLYRKNEPLRAPQPLIDLATAETPLGEPVMSDSELAVFVAAFASTGFTGSLNWYRNLDRNWHLLADANPIIQQPTLMIYGDRDLVAKSERLTDFVPNADVVNLDCGHWIQQEKPEETNQAILEWLNLPRD from the coding sequence GTGTTGCAGCAGGAGAAGGATGGCCATCAGTCGGTCGGCTCGCACCCCGTTGATACTTCCGGGAAAACCGGTCAGGAGGTGACCTGTTTCGGTCGGCAGGATGCCGACATGACCTCAGCAACGAGTTTGTTTCCCCAGCCGACCCTTATTTCGGTCAACGGAGTGGAACTGGAAGTCTTCGAAGCCGGCCGGGAGAATGCGGGAAACCCCATTGTGCTCTGTCACGGCTGGCCGGAGCATGCCTTTTCGTGGCGCCACCAGGTGCCCGCCCTCGCCGCAGCGGGCTATCACGTCATCGTCCCGAACCAGCGGGGTTACGGCAATTCATCCCGTCCGGCCGAAGTGACGGAATACGACATCGAGCACCTGTCCGGTGATCTCGTCGCGCTTCTCGATCATTACGGATACGAAGACGCCACCTTCGTCGGTCATGACTGGGGGGCAATGGTCGTCTGGGGCCTGACCCTGCTGCATCCCGACCGCGTGAACAAGGTGATCAACCTGAGCCTGCCCTACCAGGAGCGCGGCGAGAAGCCCTGGATCGAGGTCATGGAAGAGGTGCTCGGCAGCGACTTCTATTTCGTCCACTTCAATCGGCAGCCAGGCGTCGCGGACGCCGTGTTCGACGAGAACACCTTCCAGTTCCTGCGCAACCTGTACCGCAAGAACGAACCCCTCAGAGCGCCCCAGCCGTTGATCGACCTCGCGACAGCAGAAACGCCGCTCGGCGAGCCGGTGATGAGCGACAGCGAGCTGGCCGTTTTCGTCGCCGCCTTCGCATCGACCGGGTTCACGGGCAGCCTGAACTGGTACAGAAACCTCGACCGCAACTGGCACCTGCTGGCGGACGCGAACCCGATCATCCAGCAGCCCACGCTCATGATCTACGGTGACCGTGACCTGGTCGCGAAGTCTGAAAGACTCACTGATTTCGTGCCCAATGCGGACGTGGTCAATCTGGATTGCGGTCATTGGATCCAGCAGGAAAAGCCGGAAGAAACGAACCAGGCGATTCTTGAGTGGCTGAACCTGCCTCGAGACTGA
- a CDS encoding helix-turn-helix transcriptional regulator: MTAAEVARELEISERTARRDLDALAMAGVPVYSLQGRGGGWRLVGGARTDLSGLTASEARALFLVAGPASAATPAVKAALRKLVRALPEPFRVQAEAAASSLVVDPQRWGSGRAERRPPRFLDPLQDAVIRGVQVRLGYVDRTGAETERTVHPLGIVAKGRSWYLVAGTESGRRTFRIDRVSSADPTGDPVHRPVDFDLAGSWREIADEVDRRRMPLEARALCVPDGIGVLRMGFGGRLEVGGSTADGRIEVVIRGNDEHTLAGELAGLVEWLEVTGPPGVRDHLASIGNVLAERYGAVRRR; the protein is encoded by the coding sequence GTGACCGCAGCGGAGGTCGCCCGCGAGCTGGAGATCTCCGAGCGCACCGCCCGCCGCGACCTCGACGCCCTGGCCATGGCCGGGGTGCCCGTGTACTCCCTGCAGGGCCGGGGCGGTGGCTGGCGTCTCGTGGGCGGCGCCCGTACCGATCTGTCCGGGCTGACCGCGAGTGAGGCCCGGGCCCTCTTCCTGGTCGCCGGTCCGGCCTCGGCGGCGACGCCGGCCGTGAAGGCGGCGCTGCGCAAGCTGGTCCGGGCTTTGCCGGAGCCCTTCCGGGTGCAGGCCGAGGCGGCTGCGTCGTCGTTGGTCGTGGACCCGCAACGATGGGGGTCGGGCCGGGCCGAACGCCGGCCACCCCGCTTCCTCGACCCGCTCCAGGACGCGGTGATCCGCGGCGTTCAGGTGCGGCTCGGCTACGTCGACCGCACCGGCGCCGAGACGGAGAGGACCGTCCACCCGCTGGGCATCGTCGCCAAAGGTCGGTCGTGGTACCTCGTCGCCGGCACCGAGTCAGGTCGGCGGACCTTCCGGATCGACCGCGTGTCCTCTGCCGACCCGACCGGTGATCCCGTGCACCGGCCCGTGGACTTCGACCTTGCCGGGAGCTGGCGCGAGATCGCCGACGAGGTCGACCGCAGGCGAATGCCCCTCGAGGCCCGGGCGCTATGCGTGCCCGACGGGATAGGCGTGCTCCGGATGGGGTTCGGCGGCCGGCTCGAGGTGGGAGGTTCCACGGCCGACGGCCGTATCGAGGTCGTGATCCGCGGCAACGACGAGCACACGCTCGCCGGAGAGCTTGCCGGGCTGGTCGAATGGCTCGAGGTGACGGGCCCGCCGGGTGTGCGCGACCATCTGGCCTCGATCGGCAACGTGCTCGCCGAGCGATACGGGGCGGTTCGGCGGCGCTGA
- a CDS encoding AbfB domain-containing protein — protein sequence MFRRTPSRSHRLRTRLAAALMAATAVIATVSPAAAAPIKTPPLTTPWTSQVNPAAPLPEYPRPQMTRPDWQNLNGEWQLRQSATNDAPQFGVNLPDRVNVPYPVESALSGIMRAANDNRHYLFYRRTFTVPANWSGRRVQLHFGAADWETTVWVNGQQMGTHRGGYDRFEFDITPALNGGTNELVVKVWDPTDSEQNGMVQAVGKQTKTPGGIFYTPSSGIWQTVWMEPTPTSSIFSVDYYPNLSNNTLRVRVFTRGNVSGHSVLAEAMNGTTVVGSATGAFTDFSVPVPNARRWSPNDPFLYNLRVTLRNAAGANVDRTMHYFGMREVGAATVNGIRRPTLNGQFVPHVGTLDQGYWPDGLYTAPTDAALASDLQRHKDLGFNMVRKHIKVEPARWYYHADRLGLLVWQDIPSMTADAGVNANAAQQAQWETEAREIIDEHRFSPAVVLYTPYNEGWGELNLATTTRVGNELKAYDPTRYMNTHSGFNCCQSNGDPGNGDLADWHYYTGPEAPRATSTRWSALGEFGGVGLRAPGNEYSPNGNFQAYEMAGSSTALTDRYVQLVNASAQMVRNGGLSATVYTEITDVEGEVNGFLTYDRRVAKMDQARVRAAHQNLFTQAGQAPLPRVGLQVGSRVSLQAQNVSSRYLRHQNSLVRTDPVTASSDALTKNDATFVVRQGLADPSCYSFEAVNVAGNFLRHADSRVRIASGSGTVFNGDATWCARQGQTGSGVSLESYNFAGSYMRHYNAEVWRSTGSGGAAWNTPNLFPNDTVWNVVAPWAP from the coding sequence ATGTTCCGACGCACCCCGTCCCGTTCCCACCGCCTCCGCACCCGCCTCGCCGCAGCGTTGATGGCCGCCACCGCCGTCATCGCCACCGTCTCCCCCGCCGCGGCCGCACCGATCAAGACACCGCCGCTGACCACCCCGTGGACCAGCCAGGTCAACCCGGCCGCGCCGCTGCCGGAGTACCCGCGACCGCAGATGACCCGCCCCGACTGGCAGAACCTCAACGGCGAATGGCAGCTGCGCCAGTCCGCCACCAACGACGCGCCACAGTTCGGCGTGAACCTGCCGGACCGCGTCAACGTCCCGTACCCGGTGGAGTCAGCCCTGTCCGGCATCATGCGCGCGGCCAACGACAACCGGCACTACCTGTTCTACCGCCGCACCTTCACGGTGCCCGCGAACTGGTCCGGCCGCCGGGTGCAGCTGCACTTCGGCGCGGCCGACTGGGAGACCACGGTCTGGGTCAACGGCCAGCAGATGGGTACGCACCGCGGCGGCTACGACCGTTTCGAGTTCGACATCACCCCGGCGCTCAACGGCGGCACCAACGAACTCGTGGTGAAGGTCTGGGACCCCACCGACTCCGAGCAGAACGGCATGGTCCAGGCCGTCGGCAAGCAGACCAAGACGCCCGGCGGCATCTTCTACACCCCGAGTTCCGGCATCTGGCAGACCGTCTGGATGGAACCCACCCCCACCTCGTCGATCTTCAGCGTCGACTACTACCCGAACCTGTCCAACAACACCCTGCGCGTACGCGTCTTCACCAGGGGAAACGTCTCCGGTCACTCGGTGCTGGCCGAAGCCATGAACGGCACCACCGTGGTCGGGTCCGCGACCGGCGCCTTCACCGACTTCTCGGTGCCGGTGCCCAACGCCCGCCGCTGGTCACCGAACGACCCGTTCCTCTACAACCTGCGCGTCACCCTGCGCAACGCGGCCGGGGCCAATGTCGACCGGACCATGCACTACTTCGGCATGCGTGAGGTCGGCGCCGCGACCGTCAACGGCATCCGCCGGCCCACCCTCAACGGCCAGTTCGTCCCGCACGTCGGCACCCTGGACCAGGGCTACTGGCCGGACGGCCTCTACACCGCGCCCACCGACGCGGCGCTCGCCTCGGACCTGCAGCGGCACAAGGACCTGGGCTTCAACATGGTCCGCAAGCACATCAAGGTGGAACCGGCCCGCTGGTACTACCACGCCGACCGCCTCGGCCTGCTCGTCTGGCAGGACATCCCGTCGATGACCGCGGACGCCGGGGTCAACGCCAACGCGGCGCAGCAGGCGCAGTGGGAGACCGAGGCCCGCGAGATCATCGACGAGCACCGCTTCTCGCCCGCGGTGGTGCTGTACACGCCGTACAACGAGGGCTGGGGCGAGCTCAACCTGGCCACCACGACGCGGGTCGGCAACGAGCTGAAGGCGTACGACCCGACCCGGTACATGAACACGCACAGCGGCTTCAACTGCTGCCAGTCCAACGGCGACCCCGGCAACGGCGACCTGGCCGACTGGCACTACTACACCGGGCCGGAAGCGCCCCGGGCGACCAGCACGCGGTGGTCGGCGCTCGGCGAGTTCGGCGGGGTCGGGCTGCGCGCCCCGGGCAATGAATACAGCCCGAACGGGAACTTCCAGGCGTACGAAATGGCCGGCTCTTCGACAGCGCTGACCGACCGCTACGTCCAGCTGGTGAACGCGTCCGCCCAAATGGTGCGCAACGGCGGGCTCAGCGCCACCGTCTACACCGAGATCACCGACGTGGAGGGCGAGGTCAACGGCTTCCTCACCTACGACCGCAGGGTCGCCAAGATGGACCAGGCGAGGGTACGCGCAGCGCACCAGAACCTGTTCACCCAGGCGGGTCAGGCGCCCCTGCCCCGCGTCGGGCTGCAGGTCGGCTCACGGGTCTCGCTGCAGGCGCAGAACGTGTCCAGCCGGTATCTGCGGCACCAGAACTCGCTGGTCCGCACCGACCCGGTGACCGCTTCCAGTGATGCGCTGACCAAGAACGACGCCACGTTCGTGGTGCGGCAGGGCCTGGCCGATCCGTCCTGCTACTCGTTCGAGGCGGTCAACGTCGCGGGCAACTTCCTGCGGCATGCGGACTCACGCGTACGGATCGCCTCGGGCTCCGGAACCGTCTTCAACGGTGACGCCACCTGGTGCGCACGCCAGGGCCAGACCGGGTCCGGGGTCTCCCTGGAGTCGTACAACTTCGCCGGCTCCTACATGCGGCACTACAACGCGGAGGTGTGGCGCTCCACCGGTTCCGGCGGCGCCGCCTGGAACACCCCGAACCTGTTCCCCAACGACACCGTCTGGAACGTGGTCGCCCCGTGGGCGCCGTGA